A single genomic interval of Chloracidobacterium validum harbors:
- a CDS encoding ABC transporter ATP-binding protein has product MNTPARPLLQVEQLVKHFPVSGGVVKAVDDVSFTLHPGETFGLVGESGCGKTTIGRAILRLIEPSGGRVVFDGRDLLRLRPAELRQARRDMQIVFQDPYASLNPRMRIGDAIAEPLVIHGIGDKASRRERVAELLRVVGLDPDYATRYPHEFSGGQRQRIGIARALALEPKFIVADEPVSALDVSVQAQVINLLADLREQFGLTYLFISHGLAVVEHFCAQVGTMYLGKLVEVAPTRQLFTQPRHPYTQALLDSIPIPDPTRRKPHAPLAGDVPSPLAPPPGCRFHPRCPIAVEECRHQAPPLRDVGNGHHVACWLAS; this is encoded by the coding sequence GTGAACACTCCGGCCCGCCCCCTGCTTCAAGTCGAGCAGCTCGTCAAGCACTTTCCGGTCTCCGGCGGCGTGGTCAAAGCCGTGGATGACGTGAGTTTCACGCTGCATCCCGGCGAGACCTTCGGACTGGTCGGCGAATCTGGCTGTGGCAAGACCACCATCGGACGCGCCATTTTGCGCCTAATCGAACCTTCCGGCGGACGGGTTGTATTTGACGGCCGCGACCTACTGCGGCTGCGGCCGGCAGAACTGCGTCAGGCGCGCCGCGACATGCAGATTGTCTTCCAAGACCCCTACGCTTCGCTCAATCCTCGCATGCGGATTGGCGACGCGATTGCCGAGCCGCTGGTCATTCATGGGATTGGTGACAAGGCTTCCCGCCGCGAACGAGTTGCCGAGCTGCTTCGGGTGGTCGGGCTGGACCCCGACTATGCGACGCGCTACCCGCATGAGTTTTCTGGCGGACAGCGCCAGCGCATCGGCATTGCGCGCGCCCTGGCCCTGGAGCCGAAGTTCATCGTTGCGGACGAGCCGGTTTCGGCGCTGGATGTTTCGGTACAGGCGCAAGTCATCAACCTCTTGGCTGACCTACGCGAGCAGTTTGGCTTGACCTACCTTTTCATTTCGCATGGGCTGGCCGTTGTCGAGCATTTTTGCGCGCAGGTGGGCACGATGTACCTTGGGAAGTTGGTTGAAGTCGCGCCGACCCGGCAGCTCTTCACCCAGCCACGGCACCCATACACCCAGGCGCTACTGGATAGCATTCCCATTCCAGACCCGACGCGGAGGAAACCCCACGCGCCGCTGGCCGGGGATGTACCGAGTCCGCTTGCGCCGCCGCCGGGTTGCCGGTTTCACCCGCGCTGTCCGATTGCGGTTGAGGAATGCCGTCACCAAGCGCCTCCGCTCCGCGATGTCGGTAACGGTCACCACGTCGCCTGTTGGCTGGCGAGCTGA
- a CDS encoding putative molybdenum carrier protein, with protein sequence MVIVSGGQTGVDRAALDAARQVGLPRAGWCPRGRWAEDGVIPATYPLVETPDAAPAQRTAWNVRDSNATLVLVEDALLGGTALTVQYALAWRRPCALVTLGLPDAPAIITEWLGRLRPVRLNIAGPRESEQPGVYARSHALLTQVLTLVKVALR encoded by the coding sequence ATGGTGATTGTTTCAGGCGGACAAACCGGTGTGGATCGGGCAGCCCTGGATGCAGCCCGGCAGGTTGGGCTGCCGCGCGCCGGATGGTGTCCGCGCGGGCGGTGGGCCGAGGACGGCGTGATTCCGGCGACGTATCCACTGGTGGAGACACCAGATGCCGCGCCGGCCCAGCGAACCGCCTGGAATGTGCGCGATAGCAACGCCACGCTGGTTCTGGTTGAAGACGCGCTCCTGGGCGGCACGGCCCTGACAGTTCAGTATGCCCTGGCGTGGCGCCGGCCCTGCGCGCTGGTGACGCTTGGACTCCCCGACGCCCCAGCGATCATCACGGAGTGGCTTGGTCGTCTGCGCCCGGTACGACTCAACATCGCCGGACCACGCGAAAGCGAGCAACCTGGGGTTTACGCCCGCAGCCATGCCCTATTGACGCAGGTCTTGACTTTGGTGAAAGTCGCGCTGCGGTAG
- a CDS encoding nitric oxide reductase activation protein NorD: MTGKQFSCRAGSSDFEDEASNFRLYKVLAAHGAGQIEYGTHAANTPALIALQQDFHQAFQTKPPLRREPVTYRTVLRQFPDLATATRIFTTLENGRIDRRLRRAYRGIRRDLDFIAERLRAARPDLTQLPPERQWTEILFQIALCGGVDAMARQQLPGIVATLEQITTRYLDTPTAELTDTLLATRCIYELIEQLQQGDASLNAVTETVQSSDETPGETGAAQVPDPQTPHPASSPPSPGESFAAWAQERSTPPLQDLTAQFLREGSAAQEQTLDSTDRAFLYDEWDRELGDYRVDWCRVVERRPTAGTRAFVELTRTRHQGLISSIRHQFQLMKPEALRRVTGELDGEMFDLDAVIDRCIDRRAALSGNDRFYIKHLRRHRQVAVAFLLDMSSSTARTMTRHPKMPYSRPGQRIIDIEKEGLVIMNEALEAVGDSYAIYGFTSEGRRNVRFYVVKDFDERYDADIEARIGGINYQNNTRLGAAVRHAAKKLEGRDARTKLLILLSDGRPYDHDYGDARYAREDSKQALRDARQAGIVPFCITIERDADQELKELYGDVGYTVIDDVLSLPEKLPGIYRRLTT, encoded by the coding sequence GTGACGGGCAAGCAATTCAGTTGCCGAGCCGGGTCCAGCGACTTTGAGGATGAGGCCTCAAACTTTCGCCTTTACAAAGTGCTGGCTGCCCACGGGGCTGGGCAGATTGAATACGGGACACACGCCGCCAACACGCCGGCGCTCATTGCCCTGCAACAAGATTTTCACCAGGCGTTCCAGACCAAACCGCCGCTGCGCCGTGAGCCGGTCACCTACCGGACAGTGCTGCGGCAGTTTCCCGACCTGGCAACGGCAACCCGTATTTTCACGACGCTCGAAAACGGACGGATTGACCGGCGATTACGGCGTGCTTACCGGGGCATTCGGCGGGATTTGGATTTCATTGCCGAACGACTCCGTGCGGCTCGCCCAGATTTGACGCAGTTGCCACCCGAACGGCAGTGGACCGAGATTTTATTTCAGATTGCGCTGTGTGGCGGCGTAGATGCGATGGCGCGGCAGCAGTTGCCTGGCATCGTCGCCACGCTCGAACAAATCACCACGCGCTATCTGGATACGCCAACGGCCGAGCTCACCGACACGCTGCTGGCGACACGGTGTATTTATGAGCTTATCGAGCAGCTTCAGCAGGGGGATGCCTCGCTGAATGCCGTGACCGAAACCGTCCAGTCCAGCGATGAAACGCCAGGCGAAACTGGCGCGGCGCAAGTCCCCGACCCACAGACGCCACATCCGGCATCGTCTCCGCCGTCGCCTGGGGAAAGTTTCGCGGCCTGGGCGCAGGAGCGTTCGACGCCTCCGCTCCAGGATTTGACGGCCCAGTTTCTACGTGAAGGTTCGGCAGCGCAGGAGCAAACGCTCGACTCTACCGACCGCGCCTTTCTCTATGACGAGTGGGACCGCGAACTGGGTGATTACCGGGTGGATTGGTGCCGGGTGGTTGAGCGTCGCCCAACGGCCGGCACGCGCGCGTTCGTCGAATTGACACGCACCCGGCACCAGGGGTTGATCTCGTCCATTCGCCATCAGTTCCAGCTCATGAAGCCAGAGGCGTTGCGGCGTGTCACCGGCGAACTCGACGGGGAAATGTTTGACCTCGATGCCGTGATTGATCGTTGTATTGACCGTCGCGCGGCGCTGTCTGGCAATGACCGGTTTTACATCAAGCACCTTCGGCGGCACCGGCAGGTTGCTGTGGCCTTTTTGCTCGACATGTCGAGTTCAACGGCGCGCACCATGACGCGCCACCCGAAGATGCCCTACAGCCGCCCAGGACAGCGCATCATTGACATCGAGAAGGAAGGGCTTGTGATTATGAACGAAGCCCTTGAAGCCGTAGGTGATAGCTATGCCATCTATGGGTTCACAAGCGAGGGACGGCGAAACGTTCGCTTCTATGTGGTCAAAGACTTCGATGAACGCTACGACGCCGACATCGAGGCGAGAATTGGCGGAATCAACTATCAGAACAACACGCGGCTGGGCGCGGCGGTGCGCCATGCGGCCAAGAAACTCGAAGGGCGCGACGCCCGCACGAAACTCTTGATCCTGCTTTCGGACGGACGGCCCTACGACCACGACTACGGCGACGCCCGCTATGCCCGCGAAGACAGCAAGCAAGCTCTACGGGACGCGCGCCAGGCCGGGATTGTTCCATTCTGCATCACGATTGAACGCGATGCCGACCAGGAACTCAAGGAACTTTACGGCGACGTGGGCTACACGGTGATTGACGATGTGTTGAGCCTGCCGGAGAAGCTGCCGGGCATCTACCGCCGGCTGACGACCTAG
- the resB gene encoding cytochrome c biogenesis protein ResB has product MAVSLEAPSAAPDTNVDATAKTTPPPRAPQPPASRPRKPLLERALDGTLRFLSSVKVGVFLLALLIVASALGTIIIQKGTSGFTEYYASLLPAERELYEFLGLLDIYHTRWFNLLLLTVSLNIVLASIDYFPAAWRYVRKPVVKINQAFVSRQPFKQVAQESNVPAVVQALKTAAAEQLRPLAHRILPLGAVYRTIETTNPRDGSVTVLTECHAWNRLTAYGVHIALLTIFGGALVSGLYGHKGTTRMVPGQSANTFVSFGAPDEQPQAFAMPFTLVCTDIEQNLLDPRKPDLSAQNTLDWHTRAIIKDEQRQVEIPAHIHLNHPFDYRGYRFFQASFDNFGSARSVNIELRPAGSETGTAYVIRREPTDIPGLGRVRLADFIPDVTFQGGRVGSASGEYRRPMAVLDVLGDNPRQLYALPAEGLETLGNAPFLKAKTEVGDLRIVMTDFEKVSSGHILQVQYDPGVTTVYLGSAMLIIALWLVFFFAHQRLWILVEPMPDGTARISLAGNTNRNRLAFEKRFQAIAATLSPPIASDHQTTSHAPEDESAATN; this is encoded by the coding sequence ATGGCAGTTTCCCTTGAAGCACCAAGCGCCGCGCCCGACACCAATGTGGACGCCACCGCCAAAACGACGCCACCACCCCGGGCCCCGCAGCCACCAGCGTCAAGACCGCGCAAACCACTGCTCGAACGCGCGTTGGATGGAACACTCCGCTTCCTCAGCTCGGTCAAGGTGGGTGTTTTCCTGCTGGCGCTCCTGATCGTCGCTTCGGCGCTGGGGACAATCATCATCCAGAAAGGAACCAGCGGCTTCACGGAGTATTACGCCAGCCTGCTTCCGGCGGAGCGTGAGCTGTATGAGTTTTTGGGGCTACTCGATATTTACCACACGCGCTGGTTCAACCTGCTGCTGTTGACGGTCAGCCTCAACATCGTGCTGGCCTCGATTGATTACTTTCCGGCAGCGTGGCGCTATGTGCGCAAGCCCGTGGTCAAAATCAATCAGGCGTTCGTCAGCCGCCAGCCGTTCAAACAGGTTGCCCAGGAAAGCAATGTCCCGGCCGTGGTTCAGGCGCTCAAGACGGCGGCAGCCGAACAGTTGCGCCCACTCGCGCACCGTATCCTGCCACTCGGCGCGGTGTATCGAACCATCGAGACGACGAATCCACGCGACGGCAGCGTGACGGTTCTGACGGAGTGCCATGCCTGGAACCGGTTGACGGCCTACGGGGTTCATATCGCGCTCCTCACGATTTTCGGCGGCGCGCTCGTGAGTGGACTGTATGGACATAAGGGGACGACCCGCATGGTGCCGGGGCAGTCGGCCAACACCTTCGTCAGCTTTGGCGCGCCAGACGAACAACCCCAGGCGTTTGCGATGCCATTCACGCTGGTGTGTACCGACATCGAACAGAACCTGCTCGACCCGCGCAAGCCAGACCTCAGCGCTCAGAACACGCTCGACTGGCATACCCGCGCCATCATCAAGGATGAGCAACGCCAGGTCGAAATCCCGGCTCACATTCATCTCAATCATCCGTTTGACTACCGGGGTTATCGCTTCTTCCAGGCCAGCTTTGACAACTTTGGCAGCGCGCGCTCGGTCAACATCGAACTTCGTCCGGCGGGCAGCGAAACCGGCACGGCTTACGTCATTCGCCGTGAGCCGACCGATATTCCGGGCTTAGGGCGCGTCCGGCTGGCAGATTTCATCCCGGATGTCACCTTTCAGGGCGGGCGAGTTGGCAGCGCGAGTGGCGAGTATCGGCGACCGATGGCGGTGCTGGATGTTTTGGGCGACAACCCACGACAACTCTATGCCCTGCCGGCCGAGGGGCTTGAAACCCTTGGCAACGCCCCGTTTCTCAAAGCCAAGACGGAAGTGGGCGACCTGCGCATCGTCATGACCGATTTCGAGAAGGTTTCGAGCGGTCACATCCTGCAAGTCCAATACGACCCAGGGGTGACGACGGTGTACCTTGGCTCGGCGATGCTCATCATTGCCCTGTGGCTGGTGTTTTTCTTCGCGCACCAGCGGCTGTGGATTCTGGTCGAACCGATGCCGGACGGCACTGCGCGCATCAGCCTTGCCGGCAATACCAATCGCAACCGGCTGGCTTTTGAAAAGCGCTTCCAAGCCATTGCCGCGACACTCTCCCCACCCATCGCAAGCGACCATCAGACGACAAGCCATGCTCCCGAAGACGAGTCTGCGGCAACAAACTAA
- the lysA gene encoding diaminopimelate decarboxylase encodes MTMLLDYQNRRLRFGLDGKVCLAEFVSAREEPCYLYDLRHFTQRYRHFQETFADLPHMIHYAVKANAHPTFLRRVVELGGGADVVSGGELQRALEAGVPPERIIFSGVGKSHAELRLAISLGIKQINIESVGELRRIIALAETLDRPARVAFRFNPSVDAETHPYIATGFRSHKFGIDAEAVMACLALAAEARQWVRIVGISLHIGSQILDVGNFAEALRNTRPLAAALREQGFPLSTLDVGGGFGIHYDTGDESRELTNFAHYTEVIRQGTQGLADEILFEPGRFLVARCGVLLARVEYVKTTPYKTFVIVNTGMHHLIRPALYQARHRILPVVLHSERVSRVDVVGPLCESSDFLAQDIELPEVHEGDWLAIADAGAYARSMASEYNLHPFPDEQFIA; translated from the coding sequence ATGACGATGCTGCTTGACTATCAAAACCGACGCTTGCGCTTTGGTCTTGACGGAAAGGTTTGCTTGGCTGAGTTTGTCAGTGCGCGCGAAGAGCCATGCTACCTGTACGACCTGCGGCACTTCACCCAGCGCTACCGGCACTTTCAGGAAACCTTCGCCGACCTTCCGCACATGATTCACTATGCGGTCAAGGCCAATGCCCATCCAACGTTCTTGCGCCGGGTCGTTGAGCTGGGCGGTGGCGCGGATGTTGTTTCCGGCGGCGAATTGCAGCGCGCGCTTGAAGCCGGCGTGCCGCCGGAGCGAATCATTTTCTCAGGCGTTGGAAAGTCGCATGCCGAGCTGCGGCTGGCAATTTCGCTTGGCATCAAGCAGATCAACATCGAATCGGTTGGTGAGCTGCGCCGCATCATCGCGCTGGCGGAAACACTTGACCGCCCGGCCAGGGTTGCCTTTCGGTTCAATCCCTCGGTGGATGCTGAAACGCACCCATACATCGCCACGGGTTTTCGGAGTCACAAGTTTGGCATTGACGCCGAAGCCGTCATGGCGTGCCTCGCGCTGGCGGCGGAAGCGCGTCAGTGGGTACGCATCGTTGGTATCTCGCTGCATATCGGTTCTCAAATCCTTGACGTGGGCAACTTCGCCGAAGCGTTGCGCAACACGCGCCCTTTGGCGGCGGCGCTGCGCGAGCAGGGCTTTCCGCTATCCACGCTGGATGTCGGCGGCGGGTTTGGCATCCATTACGACACTGGCGATGAGTCCCGTGAACTGACTAATTTTGCCCATTACACAGAAGTCATTCGGCAAGGCACACAGGGCTTGGCTGATGAGATTCTCTTCGAGCCAGGACGATTTCTCGTTGCCCGCTGTGGTGTTTTGCTGGCGCGGGTCGAATACGTCAAGACAACGCCCTACAAAACATTCGTGATTGTCAACACCGGCATGCACCATCTCATTCGTCCGGCGTTGTATCAAGCAAGGCATCGTATCCTGCCGGTCGTGCTTCACAGTGAGCGGGTAAGCCGGGTGGATGTCGTCGGCCCGCTTTGCGAGTCGTCGGACTTCCTGGCTCAGGACATCGAGCTTCCTGAAGTCCACGAAGGGGACTGGCTGGCAATTGCTGATGCCGGCGCTTACGCCCGCAGCATGGCCAGTGAGTACAACTTACATCCATTTCCCGATGAGCAGTTCATTGCTTGA
- a CDS encoding VWA domain-containing protein has product MVQVRKLGWVVGAIVLLLVGVVGVPTAAQSGRKRESPPRQYEPPRPVPEQKPESDKVPSPSQPPRPRLAPADANRIPDAPDGAAQEDDSQEDILTIKTQLVSVPFAVTDRRNRYINDLTAQDIQVLENGKPQEIFSFARENDLPLTFALIFDISGSQQYSIAEQRAAAQTFLRQILRPEKDLAGVVTFRRDIELRQKLTNNLSALERAIDDVRFESGGYIPGGTPPIDPSITGTSLFDAVYVVSGEMLTREAGRRVIILLTDGEDTTSRYRLSDAIDMALRSDVQVYAVGIPGGVPNGFGGVSITGLDRRTLERLCESTGGRAFFPRSPSDYVTAFRQIETDLRQQYIVAYSPADPTRDGSFRTIAVKIIRPGEAKDWRVFARKGYYAK; this is encoded by the coding sequence ATGGTTCAAGTTCGGAAGCTGGGGTGGGTCGTTGGAGCCATCGTGCTTTTGCTGGTTGGGGTGGTTGGCGTTCCGACGGCGGCGCAGAGTGGGCGGAAGCGTGAGTCTCCGCCGCGGCAGTATGAGCCGCCCAGGCCCGTCCCGGAGCAGAAACCTGAATCTGATAAGGTTCCTTCACCCTCTCAACCACCGCGGCCGCGGCTGGCGCCGGCTGACGCGAACCGCATCCCCGATGCGCCAGACGGCGCGGCCCAGGAAGATGACTCGCAAGAAGACATCCTCACCATCAAAACCCAGCTCGTATCGGTGCCGTTTGCCGTCACGGATCGACGCAACCGGTACATCAATGACCTGACGGCACAGGACATCCAAGTGCTGGAGAATGGCAAGCCACAGGAAATTTTTTCATTCGCCCGTGAGAACGATTTGCCGCTGACCTTTGCGTTGATATTCGACATCAGCGGCAGCCAGCAGTACAGCATTGCCGAGCAGCGCGCGGCGGCCCAAACGTTTCTGCGCCAAATCCTGCGCCCGGAAAAGGACCTCGCCGGGGTTGTCACCTTTCGCCGCGACATCGAGCTACGGCAAAAGCTTACCAACAACCTTTCGGCGCTTGAACGGGCCATTGATGATGTCCGGTTCGAGTCTGGCGGGTATATCCCTGGCGGCACGCCGCCGATTGACCCGTCCATTACCGGCACGAGTCTGTTTGATGCGGTCTATGTCGTCTCTGGCGAAATGCTGACGCGCGAAGCCGGGCGGCGGGTCATCATTTTGCTGACCGACGGCGAAGACACCACCAGCCGTTACCGACTCAGCGATGCCATTGACATGGCCTTACGCTCGGATGTGCAGGTCTATGCGGTTGGCATTCCCGGCGGCGTCCCGAATGGCTTTGGCGGGGTTTCCATTACGGGACTCGATCGGCGGACGCTCGAACGACTGTGTGAGTCCACAGGTGGGCGGGCGTTCTTTCCACGTAGTCCGTCTGACTACGTGACGGCGTTTCGACAGATCGAGACGGATTTGCGCCAGCAATACATTGTGGCGTACAGCCCGGCCGACCCGACCCGGGATGGTAGCTTTCGGACGATTGCCGTGAAAATTATCCGTCCCGGTGAGGCCAAAGACTGGCGAGTGTTTGCCCGGAAGGGGTACTACGCGAAATAG
- a CDS encoding carboxypeptidase regulatory-like domain-containing protein: MDIENVTNGCQECSARPVRHAKSAMLLHDARRSTRFLTRTLTSAPVLGDWIRRSGGLALAVVSLVVSGIFTEGAVMPVLSAVASAGQSRCCGRLRVSVHTEGAKPLGARPIAGVNVELYPARSGPGLAFDTDRQGLGMHVGVPEGTYRVRFTHPDFTTVEVTDVTVHTWPTVELVVNLPPRMPHRPDRVKRIRYQSSLLDKEDGSIRYVIRN, encoded by the coding sequence ATGGACATCGAGAACGTCACCAATGGTTGTCAGGAGTGCTCGGCGCGGCCGGTGCGACACGCCAAGTCGGCGATGCTACTGCACGACGCCCGACGAAGCACGCGCTTTCTTACCAGGACGCTTACGAGCGCGCCGGTTCTGGGAGACTGGATACGACGCAGTGGCGGCCTGGCTTTGGCTGTCGTCAGTTTGGTTGTGTCCGGCATCTTCACCGAAGGAGCGGTAATGCCGGTGCTGTCGGCGGTGGCATCCGCCGGACAGTCGCGCTGCTGTGGGCGACTCCGCGTGAGCGTTCACACGGAAGGCGCGAAGCCCCTCGGTGCGCGTCCGATTGCAGGTGTCAACGTCGAACTGTACCCTGCCAGGTCCGGCCCTGGACTGGCTTTCGATACCGACCGTCAGGGACTTGGCATGCACGTGGGCGTACCGGAGGGCACGTACCGCGTTCGGTTCACGCACCCAGACTTCACGACGGTTGAGGTCACGGATGTGACCGTTCACACCTGGCCAACGGTTGAGCTTGTCGTCAACCTACCACCACGGATGCCCCACCGTCCAGACCGCGTCAAGCGGATTCGGTATCAATCCTCACTGCTTGACAAGGAAGACGGCTCAATCCGGTATGTCATCCGCAACTAA
- the uppP gene encoding undecaprenyl-diphosphatase UppP — MSILQAILLGIVQGLTEFLPISSTAHLILASKLLQLDQKLTPEQLTGFVAVIQLGTVIALIVYFFPDLWNITRGFLADNLAWMQGTGKLGEPARLGWLIVIGSIPVVVFGFGFKKIIEGVLTKNLYVIAGALVGLALLLTVAEVVGSRRLKLADLTWFHALIIGFGQSVALIPGASRSGTTITAGLLLGLDRATAARFSFLLCVPALTGAGLLQFVREVKDFDTSMLLATAIATVVSGITGYAAIAFLLYFLKTHSLFVFVAYRLILGGLIFLLLATNRIAPV; from the coding sequence ATGTCCATTTTACAGGCGATTCTCCTCGGCATTGTCCAAGGATTGACAGAGTTTTTGCCCATTAGCAGCACGGCACACTTGATTTTAGCCAGTAAACTACTTCAGCTCGATCAAAAGCTGACGCCGGAGCAACTGACCGGCTTTGTCGCCGTGATTCAGTTGGGCACGGTCATTGCCCTGATTGTGTACTTTTTCCCTGACCTATGGAACATCACACGCGGATTTCTGGCTGATAATCTCGCCTGGATGCAGGGCACTGGCAAGCTTGGCGAACCAGCGCGTCTTGGTTGGCTGATTGTGATTGGCTCGATTCCGGTGGTGGTTTTTGGATTTGGCTTCAAGAAGATCATCGAGGGGGTACTGACAAAAAATCTTTACGTCATTGCCGGGGCGCTGGTTGGGCTGGCGCTCCTGTTGACTGTGGCCGAAGTCGTCGGTTCGCGTCGGCTCAAGCTGGCTGACCTGACGTGGTTTCATGCCCTCATCATCGGCTTTGGTCAGTCGGTGGCGTTGATTCCAGGGGCGTCGCGGTCTGGCACGACCATCACCGCCGGTTTGCTGCTCGGTCTTGACCGCGCCACCGCCGCGCGTTTTTCATTTCTCCTGTGCGTGCCCGCGCTGACGGGGGCCGGACTACTCCAGTTCGTCAGGGAAGTGAAGGACTTTGACACGTCAATGCTTTTGGCCACGGCGATTGCCACCGTTGTGTCGGGCATCACGGGCTACGCCGCGATTGCTTTTTTGCTGTACTTTCTCAAAACACATAGCTTGTTTGTGTTCGTGGCCTATCGGCTCATCCTTGGGGGGCTGATTTTTCTGCTGCTGGCGACCAACCGTATTGCCCCGGTTTGA